The Pseudomonas aeruginosa genome includes the window CGCGCTTCCACCCGCGCGGCCTGCAGATGTCGGTGGTCGCCGCGACCGACGCGATCCGCTCCACCGGCATCGACTGGAAGACCATCGTCGACAACGTCCAGCCCGACGAGATCGCGGTATTCTCCGGCAGCATCATGAGCCAGCTCGACGACAACGGTTTCGGCGGCCTGATGCAATCCCGCCTGAAGGGCCACCGGGTCTCGGCCAAGCAACTGCCGCTGGGCTTCAACAGCATGCCCACCGATTTCATCAATGCCTACGTGCTCGGCAGCGTCGGCATGACCGGCAGCATCACAGGCGCCTGCGCCACCTTCCTCTACAACCTGCAGAAGGGTATCGACGTCATCACCAGCGGCCAGGCCCGGGTGGTCATCGTCGGCAACAGCGAGGCGCCGATCCTGCCGGAGTGCATCGAGGGCTACAGCGCCATGGGCGCACTGGCCACCGAAGAAGGCCTGCGCCTGATCGAAGGCCGCGACGACGTGGACTTCCGCCGCGCCAGCCGGCCTTTCGGCGAGAACTGCGGCTTCACCCTGGCCGAGTCCAGCCAATACGTAGTGCTGATGGACGACGAACTGGCCCTGCGCCTGGGCGCGGATATCCACGGCGCGGTAACCGACGTGTTCATCAACGCCGACGGTTTCAAGAAGTCCATCTCCGCCCCCGGCCCGGGCAACTACCTGACGGTAGCCAAGGCGGTGGCCAGCGCGGTGCAGATCGTCGGCCTGGACACCGTGCGCCACGCCAGCTTCGTCCACGCCCACGGCTCCAGCACGCCGGCCAACCGGGTCACCGAATCGGAAATCCTCGACCGCGTGGCCAGCGCCTTCGGCATCGACGGCTGGCCGGTCACCGCGGTGAAGGCCTACGTCGGCCACTCCCTGGCCACCGCCAGCGCCGATCAACTGATTTCCGCCCTGGGCACCTTCAAGTACGGCATCCTCCCTGGGATCAAGACCATCGACAAGGTCGCCGACGACGTCCACCAGCAGCGCCTGAGCATCTCCAATCGCGACATGCGCCAGGACAAGCCGCTGGAGGTGTGCTTCATCAACTCCAAGGGCTTCGGCGGCAACAACGCCAGCGGCGTGGTGCTGTCGCCGCGAATCGCCGAGAAGATGCTGCGCAAGCGCCATGGCCAAGCGGCCTTCGCCGCCTACGTCGAGAAGCGCGAGCAGACCCGCGCCGCCGCCCGCGCCTACGACCAGCGCGCGCTGCAGGGCGACCTGGAGATCATCTACAACTTCGGCCAGGACCTGATCGACGAACACGCCATCGAGGTCAGCGCCGAACAGGTGACGGTGCCCGGCTTCAGCCAGCCGCTGGTATACAAGAAGGACGCGCGTTTCAGTGACATGCTCGACTGAGCGCCACCACAACGGAAAAGGCCCGGCTAGACCGGGCCTTTTCGTTTCAGTGCAGCGCGCGCCAGTTGGATCAGCTCGCTGCGCCACTCGGCGAGCCTATCTGGATGCGCTGGATCAGGTGATGGCCAGTTCCAGCGTTTCACCGACAGCCGCTGGAAGTTCACGGGTACGATGCCGATCTGGACTTCCAGCGTCTCATGGAGGAACAAACAGCGACGAGGTTCCTGGCGGAACTGAAAAAGCACCGATCGGCCAATTTTGACATCAAGCTCCACGGTGAAGCTCCCATTGAGTTATCAGGCACTGGATATCCGTTCTGATAGCCCCTCGAAACACCTATTTATTGACAGGTGTTTTCTCATCGCTGGAGGAAAGCACATAGTAAAAAAATACGAACCCCAGCCATAGGGGAAGCATTGCCTCATAATCCCCACTGAAAAAAGAGCAGGCAAACCCTACCAGCCAAACCGCAAGAAGAATTCCACTCAACACCTGTGTGGTCTTACTGCGAAATATCAGTCCTCCAGAGGTACTACGCCAACCTATAATCAGCAACGGCAGGAGCATAAAACAGACGGCAAAAGCGACCGCACAAGAGACAAACCAGGCAACTACTATATTGTCCCTCCACGTTGGATACAGCATTCTATCCAGACTTAAAGAGGTTGCTAAAACTTCTGAAAGCACAATGGAAACTGGAGTCGCCAAATAGAGAAAAACCAAAAGCACACGACTTCTCCTCACGACTACCGGAGATGGCAGAAAGAATATAGCGAGCGCCAAAATAAGCGCACAAATCGAATACCGCTCCAGATAGATCTTATCGGTAAGCTGCCGGAACAACTCGTCTTGAAATTTCTCTTCAGCGGTCAGTCTTGAAGCATAGTCATTCATATTCTCAGGATAGATATCTGCCAACACCTCAGAGCTTTTCAAAACATCCATACCCAGCGAAGCTGAGAATAGATAAATCGATACGCTCGCCATCACAGCCGCAGCTAAAACACGAAAACGATAGATCGATGGATATGTTGGCATAGCGCCCTCCCGCAAACGCGAGAACTCTACGCTCTACATGCTCTCCCCGTGTGCGATTACGATGGAGTTTTCATGGAGCCCATGATCCTCCCCAGGCTTCGGAAAAAATCACACAGGAACTTACTCAGGCGCCACCCCTATCGGCACCGGCCGACAGCTCAACGAAAAGCCCCGCTCATACGGTCATGCCGTTCACCAAAGTGAATATTTGATGAGCCACTACCGAATCCCGCTGTCAGTCATCTGCTGCGGGCTATTTGCATGTTTTCTGTCAGCCCGAGCGGGCAAAACATCGTAATCTCCCATAGAGACCAGAAAACAGATCAGAAAAACGCCGCGCCCCCATTGGGGTGCGGCGTTTTTCTTAAGTAAACAGCATTAGGGTTCGACCAGCTCTTCCGTTTCAGTGCAGCGCGCGCGCCAGTTGGATCAGCTCGCTGCGCCACTCAGCAGCGCGCGGCAGGGCCAGGAAGGAGCCGTTGAGGTAGTCCTCGCGCGGCTCGTAGGTGAATGGCGCGCCATGCAGGTCGAGCACCTCGCCGCCGGCGCCTTCCAGCACACCCTGGGCGGCGGCCGTGTCCCATTGCGAGGTTGGCGTCAGGCGCGGATAGCAGTCGGCAGCGCCCTCGGCCAGCAGGCAGAACTTCAGCGAACTGCCGATGCTGGCTCGCCGCAGGTCGCCGAAGCGCTCGCTCAAGCCATCCAGCAGGCGCTCCTGGGCCGGGCTGCCATGGCGCTTGCTGGCCACCACGGTGAAGGCCTCCTCGGGCTCCAGGCGCACACTGATCGGTTGCGCGCGGCCATCGGCCTCCTCGCGCCAGGCACCGAGACCGGCGCCACCGTAGTAGCAGCGGCCGCTCACCGGCACGCCGACCAGACCGAACAGCACCCGGCCATCCTCGACCAGGGCCACGTTGACGGTGAACTCCTCGCTACCGGAGATGAACTCCTTGGTGCCGTCCAGCGGGTCCACCAGCCACCAGCGCCGCCAGTGGCCGCGCTCGCTCAGCGGTATCTCGCAATCCTCTTCGGAAAGCACCGGAATGTCCGGCGCCAGCGCCCGCAACCCCGCCTCCAATATATGGTGCGCGGACAGGTCGGCGGCGGTAACCGGCGATTCGTCGGCCTTCGAGCGCACCGCCACGTCGGCGCGCCAGTGCGGCAGGATCGCCTCGCCGGCGCGCCGCACCAGCGCCACCAATTCGCCCCAGGGCACCGGCCTCATGCCTGGTACTCGCCGCGCTGGGTGAGCAGGTCGCGCACCAGGTACAGCGCGGCCAGGGCGCGGCCTTCGCTGAACTGGGCGTGCTGGGCCAGGCTCGACAGTTCGCGCAGGCTGATGCGATCGACGCCCATCGGCTCCGGCTCGTCGCCCGGCAGGCGCTCCTCGTAGAGGTCGCGCGCCAGCACCACCTGGATGCGCTGGCTCATGTAGCCCGGCGACAGCGACAGTTCGGTGATGTGCTCCAGTTGCCGGGCACCGTAGCCCGCTTCCTCCTTGAGCTCGCGGTTGGCCGCCGCGAGGATGTCCTCGCCCGGCTCGACCAGGCCCTTGGGCAGCGACAACTGGTATTCGTCGACCCCGGCGCAATATTCCTCCACCAGCACCGCGTGCTCGGCATCGAGCATGGCCACCACCATCACCGCACCGTAGCCCTGGCCCTTGCCGACCAGACGCTCGTAGGTGCGCTCGACGCCATTGCTGAAGCGCAGTTGCAACTCCTCGACAGCGAACAGTCGGCTCTTCGCGACGATCTCGCTGGCGAGTACGGTGGGTTTCTGACGCATGTGGATAACTCCTTGGCGAAGCCGGCGGGTTATCATACCCCGGCTTTTCCGATTATCCCTGTCGGAGATTGATGGGAAGCGACAGATTTCCGCATCGATCGCGACGAACCGCGACAAGAGCCGCCATGCCCACCCTGCCCTGGTCCGCCATCGACACCGTGCTGCTCGACATGGACGGCACCCTGCTCGACCTGCACTTCGACAACCACTTCTGGCTGGAACACCTGCCCCAGCGCTATGCCGAACGCAACGGCCTGAGTCGCACCGAAGCCGACGCCGTGCTCGAGCCGCTGTTCCGCGAACACGCCGGCCAGCTCAACTGGTACTGCCTGGATTTCTGGAGCCGGGAACTGGACCTGTCGATCCGCGAACTCAAGCACGAGGTGGCGCACCTGATCTCGCTGCGTCCGCACGCCGATACCTTCCTCGCCGCCCTGCGCCGGGCCGGCAAGCGCGTGGCGCTGATCACCAACGCGCACCGCGACTCGCTGTCGCTGAAGCTGGAACGGATCGAACTGGCGCCCTATTTCGACCGACTGATCAGCTCCCACGACTACGGCTACCCGAAGGAGGACGCGCGCTTCTGGAGCGCCCTGCAAGCCGATTTCGGCTTCGACCCGCAGCGCAGCCTGTTCATCGACGACAGCCTGCCGATCCTGCGCAGCGCCCGCGCCTATGGTGTCGCCCACCTGTTGGCGGTACGCCACCCGGACAGCCGTGGCCAGGTCCGGGACACCGAGGAGTTCGCCGCCCAGGAGGACTACCGGCGGCTGCTCGAAGGACTGCCGTAGCCGCGGAAACGAAAACCCCGCCACGCGGGCGGGGTTGGCGAAACGCCGGGATCACTCGGGAATGCGCAGGACCTGGCCGGGGTAGATCTTGTCCGGATGGCTGAGCATCGGCTTGTTGGCCTCGAAGATCTTCATGTAGGCGTTGGCATTGCCGTATTCGGCCTTGGCGATGGCGCTCAGGGTGTCGCCTTTCTTCACGGTGACGAAGCGCGCCTCCGGAGCGGCCTGGGCCACGGTGATCTTGTCTTCCACCGAGGAGACGCCGGCGACGTTGCCCAGCGCCAGCAGGATCTTCTCTTTCTCCTCCTGGCTGGCCACCTCGCCCGAGGCGATGACCTTGTCGCCTTCCACCGAAACCTGGATGTTCGGGTTGCCCAGGCCGACCTTGGCGACGTGCTCCTTCAGCGACTCGGCCGCCTGTGCCTCATGCCCCGTCAGCGTATCCCACAGCTTTTCACCGGCTTCCTTCACGAACGCGAAAATACCCATCTTTGGTTCTCCCTTTACGGTTACGGTTGCAAGCGGCCGGCGCAATCCCGATCCGCGACTAGCCAAGTCTAGACTGCAAAAACCGGCGAAATATCCCCAGGCTCCTTCGTCACCCCATAACACTGCGCCCATTCGCGTTAAGATTCGGCGACACCCCCGCCACGGAAGCGCCGATGGACATCAAGCAACTGAAATTCCTCTGCGCCCTCGACGAAACCCGCCACTTCGGCCAGGCCGCCGCGCGCTGCCACGTCACCCAGCCGACCCTGTCCATGCGCCTGCGCAGCCTGGAGGAAGAACTCGGCCTGGAACTGGTGCGACGCAGCCAGCGCTTCGAAGGCTTCACCGAGGCCGGCGAGCGCGTACTGGCCTGGGCACGCAGCCTGCTGGCGGCCCAGGAAGGGCTGTACGCGGAAGCCGCCGCCTGCCGCGGGCAACTGGTCGGGACCCTGCGCCTGGGCGTGGTGCCGCTGGCCAGCTTCGACCCGATGCGCCTGGTCCAGCACATGGCCGGGCGCCACCCGGAGTTGCGTTTCCAGCTCTATTCCCTGAGTTCGGAACAGGTACTCGAAGGCCTGGCGCGCAACCAGTTCGATCTCGGCGTCTCTTATCTGGACCGTCTGGACCGCAGCCATTTCGAGGGCATCGAACTGGCGGAGACCCGCATGGGCCTGCTCCATCACCCCAGCCATTTCCCGCTCGACGCCGCGCTGCTGAACTGGGAAGCGCTGGCTGGCCTGCCGCTAGGCCTGCTCTCGGCGGGCATGCACTTCCGCCAATCCATCGACCACAACTTCCGCAGCCGCGGGTTGAGCCCCATCGCGCGCCTGGAAACCGACTCGGTACAGCAACTGCTGCAGGCGGTGCAGCGCGGCTTGTGCTGCGCGATCATGCCGCTGGGCAGCGAAGTCGACGGCGAGTTGCGCCTGATCCCCATCGAGGACGCCCATACCCTGGCAGCGCTCGGTCTGATCATCCGCAGCGGACAGCCGCGCTCGGCGCTGGCCGAAGCCTGTTTCGAGGAAGCCCGGAACTGGTTGGCGCCGCAGTCTTGATAGATCACGTCGATCAGCGCATCGGCACAACCGATTAGACGCTGCCCCGCGTCAGGCCTAGGCTGGTGCCACACCTAGAACGATAGGGCCCAGCCCATGCCTTGCCAGCCTGCATGCCCGGTATCCGCGGATACCTGGGCGCCTTCCGCCGTTCCCGACGATTACCGCTACGCCGACCTGCACCTGCCGCAGCAGGTCGGCCAGGCCTCCCTTGCCGCCGAGTGTGCCGTGGCGATCAGCTACAACGGACTGAACCAGGCGGTGATGATGGCCTCGCCCGAGGACATCGAGGATTTCGTCCGCGGTTTCAGCCTCAGCAGCGGCTTCGTGGAGTCCATCGACGACATCTATGAAATCCGCGTCAGCGGCCAAGGCGAATCCCTCCACGCCGAGGTCGAAATCAGCAGCCGCGCGTTCTGGAACCTCAAGCGCCAACGCCGGCAACTGGCCGGCACTTCCGGATGCGGCCTGTGCGGCGTCGAAGCCCTGGAGCAGGCCCTGCCGCAACTGCCGGAACGGTCGCCGCAGGCGCTGCCTCCCGCCGCCCATCTCGGCGCCCTGCGCCAGCGTATCGAGCAGGCCCAGCGACTGGCGCGCCATAGCGGCGCCCTGCATGCCGCGCTGTATTTCGACGGGCATGGCGAGCTGCGCCTGTGTCGCGAGGACATCGGCCGCCACAACGCCCTCGACAAGCTGATCGGCGCCCTGCACCGCCAAGGCCTCGACGCCGCGCGCGGTTTCGCCGTGGTCACCAGCCGCTGCAGCCTGGAGCTTATCCACAAGGCCGTACGTGCTGGGATCGGCACCCTGGTCAGCCTCTCCGCACCCACCGCCCTGACCGTGCAATGGGCGCGCCGCCACCAACTGAACCTGATCCACCAGCCCCATCACAACGCCCCGCGGGTCTACAGCCCGGCGCCGGCCGCAACCGAGTGAGTCCGCCATGAGCCTGCAACCTCTCCAACCCCGCTACAAGCCCTATGCCGGCGCCGCCGCCGGCTGGGGCGCGCTGCGCAGCGTGGCGCACTTCTGGCTGGACAGCAAACAGCCGTTCAAGAACCTCCGCGCCCTGCTCAAGACCAACCAGAACGGCGGTTTCGACTGCCCCGGCTGCGCCTGGGGCGACTCGCCGGAAGACGGCCGGGTGAAGTTCTGCGAGAACGGTGCCAAGGCAGTCAACTGGGAAGCCACCAAGCGCCGCGTCGACGCGGCGTTCTTCGCCCGCTACAGCGTCAGCGCCCTGCGCGAACAGAGCGACTACTGGCTGGAATACCAAGGCCGCCTCACCGGACCGATGCGCTACGACCCGCTCAGCGACCACTACCAGCCGATCACCTGGGACGCCGCCTTCGCCCTGGTCGCCGAGCACCTGCGACGCCTGGATAGCCCCGACCAGGCGGAGTTCTATACCTCCGGGCGGGCCAGCAACGAGGCGGCCTACCTCTACCAGTTGTTCGTCCGCGCGTTCGGCACAAACAACTTCCCCGACTGCTCGAACATGTGCCACGAAGCCAGCGGCGTGGCACTGGGCCGCAGCGTCGGGGTCGGCAAGGGCAGCGTGACCTTCGACGACTTCGAACACGCCGACGCGATCTTCATCCTTGGGCAGAACCCCGGCACCAACCACCCGCGCATGCTCGAGCCGCTGCGCGAGGCAGTGAAGCGCGGTGCCCAGGTGGTCTGCTTCAACCCTCTCAAGGAGCGCGGCCTGGAGCGCTTCCAGCATCCGCAGAACGCGCTGGAAATGCTGACCAACGGGTCCTCGCCGCTGAACACCGCGTTCTTCCGTCCGGCACTGGGCGGCGACATGGCGGCGATCCGCGGGATCGCCAAGTTCCTCCTCGCCTGGGAGCGCGAAGCCCAGGCCGAGGGTAGCGAGCCGGTATTCGACCACGCCTTCATCGCCGAGCACACCGACGGCCTCGAGGCCTACCTGGCCGAACTGGATGCCACCCCCTGGGAACACCTGGAGCGCCAGTCCGGGCTGGGCCTGGCGGAAATCGAGCAGGCTGCGCGGATGTACCGGCGGGCGAACAGGGTCATCGTCTGCTGGGCGATGGGCATCACCCAGCACCACCATTCGGTGGCGATCATCCAGGAAATCGTCAACCTGCAACTCCTGCGCGGCAACCTGGGCCGCCCGGGCGCCGGTCTCTGCCCGGTCCGCGGCCACAGCAACGTTCAGGGCGACCGCACCATGGGCATCAACGAGCGGCCGCCGGCGGCGCTGCTCGACGCACTGGAACGGCGCTTCGGCTTCGAAGTGCCACGCCACAACGGGCACAACGCCGTCGAGGCGATCGCCGCGATGCTCGCCGGCAAGTCGAAGGTCTTCATCGGCCTGGGCGGCAATTTCGCCCAGGCCACCCCGGACAGTCCGCGCACCCACGCCGCCCTGGCGTCATGCGACCTGACCGTGCACATCAGCACCAAGCTCAACCGCAGCCACCTGACCACCGGCCGCGACGCACTGATCCTGCCCTGCCTGGGGCGCACCGACATCGACCGCCAGGCCGAAGGCCCGCAGGCGGTCACGGTGGAAGACTCGTTCAGCATGATCCACGCATCCTACGGGCAACTGGAGCCGCTCTCGCAGCAGATGCGTTCGGAGCCGGCGATCATCGCCGGCATCGCCAAGGCAACCCTGGGCAACCATCCGGTGGACTGGGACGCGCTGATCGCCAACTACGAGCGCATCCGCGAGCTGATCGCCGACACCATCCC containing:
- the fabY gene encoding beta-ketoacyl-ACP synthase FabY, with amino-acid sequence MYRLPVIVGFGGYNAAGRSSFHHGFRRMVIESMDPQARQETLAGLAVMMKLVKAEGGRYLAEDGTPLSPEDIERRYAERIFASTLVRRIEPQYLDPDAVHWHKVLELSPAEGQALTFKASPKQLPEPLPANWTIAPAEDGEVLVSIHERCEFKVDSYRALTVKSAGQLPTGFEPGELYNSRFHPRGLQMSVVAATDAIRSTGIDWKTIVDNVQPDEIAVFSGSIMSQLDDNGFGGLMQSRLKGHRVSAKQLPLGFNSMPTDFINAYVLGSVGMTGSITGACATFLYNLQKGIDVITSGQARVVIVGNSEAPILPECIEGYSAMGALATEEGLRLIEGRDDVDFRRASRPFGENCGFTLAESSQYVVLMDDELALRLGADIHGAVTDVFINADGFKKSISAPGPGNYLTVAKAVASAVQIVGLDTVRHASFVHAHGSSTPANRVTESEILDRVASAFGIDGWPVTAVKAYVGHSLATASADQLISALGTFKYGILPGIKTIDKVADDVHQQRLSISNRDMRQDKPLEVCFINSKGFGGNNASGVVLSPRIAEKMLRKRHGQAAFAAYVEKREQTRAAARAYDQRALQGDLEIIYNFGQDLIDEHAIEVSAEQVTVPGFSQPLVYKKDARFSDMLD
- the cysQ gene encoding 3'(2'),5'-bisphosphate nucleotidase CysQ, which codes for MRPVPWGELVALVRRAGEAILPHWRADVAVRSKADESPVTAADLSAHHILEAGLRALAPDIPVLSEEDCEIPLSERGHWRRWWLVDPLDGTKEFISGSEEFTVNVALVEDGRVLFGLVGVPVSGRCYYGGAGLGAWREEADGRAQPISVRLEPEEAFTVVASKRHGSPAQERLLDGLSERFGDLRRASIGSSLKFCLLAEGAADCYPRLTPTSQWDTAAAQGVLEGAGGEVLDLHGAPFTYEPREDYLNGSFLALPRAAEWRSELIQLARALH
- the nudE gene encoding ADP compounds hydrolase NudE, coding for MRQKPTVLASEIVAKSRLFAVEELQLRFSNGVERTYERLVGKGQGYGAVMVVAMLDAEHAVLVEEYCAGVDEYQLSLPKGLVEPGEDILAAANRELKEEAGYGARQLEHITELSLSPGYMSQRIQVVLARDLYEERLPGDEPEPMGVDRISLRELSSLAQHAQFSEGRALAALYLVRDLLTQRGEYQA
- the yrfG gene encoding GMP/IMP nucleotidase codes for the protein MPTLPWSAIDTVLLDMDGTLLDLHFDNHFWLEHLPQRYAERNGLSRTEADAVLEPLFREHAGQLNWYCLDFWSRELDLSIRELKHEVAHLISLRPHADTFLAALRRAGKRVALITNAHRDSLSLKLERIELAPYFDRLISSHDYGYPKEDARFWSALQADFGFDPQRSLFIDDSLPILRSARAYGVAHLLAVRHPDSRGQVRDTEEFAAQEDYRRLLEGLP
- the lysM gene encoding peptidoglycan-binding protein LysM, with protein sequence MGIFAFVKEAGEKLWDTLTGHEAQAAESLKEHVAKVGLGNPNIQVSVEGDKVIASGEVASQEEKEKILLALGNVAGVSSVEDKITVAQAAPEARFVTVKKGDTLSAIAKAEYGNANAYMKIFEANKPMLSHPDKIYPGQVLRIPE
- a CDS encoding LysR family transcriptional regulator, whose amino-acid sequence is MDIKQLKFLCALDETRHFGQAAARCHVTQPTLSMRLRSLEEELGLELVRRSQRFEGFTEAGERVLAWARSLLAAQEGLYAEAAACRGQLVGTLRLGVVPLASFDPMRLVQHMAGRHPELRFQLYSLSSEQVLEGLARNQFDLGVSYLDRLDRSHFEGIELAETRMGLLHHPSHFPLDAALLNWEALAGLPLGLLSAGMHFRQSIDHNFRSRGLSPIARLETDSVQQLLQAVQRGLCCAIMPLGSEVDGELRLIPIEDAHTLAALGLIIRSGQPRSALAEACFEEARNWLAPQS
- the fdhD gene encoding formate dehydrogenase accessory sulfurtransferase FdhD, which codes for MPCQPACPVSADTWAPSAVPDDYRYADLHLPQQVGQASLAAECAVAISYNGLNQAVMMASPEDIEDFVRGFSLSSGFVESIDDIYEIRVSGQGESLHAEVEISSRAFWNLKRQRRQLAGTSGCGLCGVEALEQALPQLPERSPQALPPAAHLGALRQRIEQAQRLARHSGALHAALYFDGHGELRLCREDIGRHNALDKLIGALHRQGLDAARGFAVVTSRCSLELIHKAVRAGIGTLVSLSAPTALTVQWARRHQLNLIHQPHHNAPRVYSPAPAATE
- a CDS encoding FdhF/YdeP family oxidoreductase; amino-acid sequence: MSLQPLQPRYKPYAGAAAGWGALRSVAHFWLDSKQPFKNLRALLKTNQNGGFDCPGCAWGDSPEDGRVKFCENGAKAVNWEATKRRVDAAFFARYSVSALREQSDYWLEYQGRLTGPMRYDPLSDHYQPITWDAAFALVAEHLRRLDSPDQAEFYTSGRASNEAAYLYQLFVRAFGTNNFPDCSNMCHEASGVALGRSVGVGKGSVTFDDFEHADAIFILGQNPGTNHPRMLEPLREAVKRGAQVVCFNPLKERGLERFQHPQNALEMLTNGSSPLNTAFFRPALGGDMAAIRGIAKFLLAWEREAQAEGSEPVFDHAFIAEHTDGLEAYLAELDATPWEHLERQSGLGLAEIEQAARMYRRANRVIVCWAMGITQHHHSVAIIQEIVNLQLLRGNLGRPGAGLCPVRGHSNVQGDRTMGINERPPAALLDALERRFGFEVPRHNGHNAVEAIAAMLAGKSKVFIGLGGNFAQATPDSPRTHAALASCDLTVHISTKLNRSHLTTGRDALILPCLGRTDIDRQAEGPQAVTVEDSFSMIHASYGQLEPLSQQMRSEPAIIAGIAKATLGNHPVDWDALIANYERIRELIADTIPGFADFNRRVRHPGGFYLGNSAGERRWNTASGKANFVANPLPRDLLPAQVRDSGLEPDLILQTLRSHDQYNTTIYGLDDRYRGVKGQREVVFANEADIRRLGYQPGDKVDLVSLWSDGIERRVRRFTLLAFDIPAGQAAAYYPETNPLVPLESVGVGSHTPTSKFIAVRLEKATGDGRII